One Lachnospiraceae bacterium C1.1 genomic region harbors:
- a CDS encoding DAK2 domain-containing protein → MSRSKINAAMVKKCFLAGAESLTAKADYINELNVFPVPDGDTGTNMSMTIEAAAKEVASLSDSCSMSELSRAISMGSLRGARGNSGVILSQFLRGFSKLAEENEELDAKLISAAFNRAAETAYKAVMKPKEGTILTVARGVAEKTSELAMDNSLKAGDFADEVLHHAEYVLSKTPDLLPVLKEAGVVDSGGQGLVEFIRGVADFVNKRKGERSEVKVLETKRNLSSEPDREVLEKADIKFAYCTEFILETKESISEKEEADLKNFLNSIGDSIVCVAMDKIVKVHVHTNHPGTVFEEALKLGELTSLKVDNMRKEHNERLFKNHSEEASDEQLEEKPAEAAEMKKYGFAAVASGDGLKDIFISLGADAVISGGQTMNPSTDDILKACEGINAETIFLFPNNKNILLASQQAASFSEDKKIIVIPSKTIPQGITAMIGFVEEYTAEENEKTMTDLLSTVKTGEITYAVRDTEIDGKKISEGDIIAIDDSTISAVGKAIDTTTMELIDNLTDDESSVITIYYGADMDAEQAERLSKKVADKYPDIEVEVSAGGQNVYYYIVSVE, encoded by the coding sequence TTGTCAAGAAGTAAGATCAATGCAGCTATGGTGAAAAAATGCTTTCTTGCAGGAGCTGAATCGCTGACTGCGAAAGCGGACTATATTAATGAATTGAATGTTTTCCCCGTACCGGATGGTGATACGGGAACAAATATGTCAATGACCATAGAGGCAGCTGCGAAAGAAGTAGCATCGCTGAGCGACAGTTGCAGTATGTCAGAGCTGAGCCGTGCCATATCCATGGGATCACTCAGAGGGGCAAGAGGAAACTCAGGCGTAATACTTTCGCAGTTTTTAAGAGGCTTTTCTAAATTAGCCGAGGAAAATGAGGAGCTTGATGCAAAGCTTATTTCTGCTGCCTTCAATAGGGCAGCAGAAACAGCATATAAGGCCGTAATGAAGCCAAAGGAAGGAACAATACTCACCGTTGCAAGGGGCGTTGCCGAAAAGACATCGGAGCTTGCCATGGATAATTCTCTTAAAGCAGGAGATTTTGCAGATGAGGTTCTTCATCATGCAGAGTATGTCCTTTCGAAGACACCGGATCTTCTGCCGGTACTTAAAGAAGCCGGGGTTGTGGACAGCGGCGGACAGGGCCTTGTGGAATTTATACGTGGAGTTGCTGATTTTGTAAATAAGAGAAAAGGCGAAAGAAGCGAAGTTAAAGTTCTGGAGACGAAAAGAAATTTGTCGTCAGAGCCTGACAGAGAGGTATTGGAAAAGGCAGATATAAAATTTGCCTATTGTACGGAATTCATACTTGAAACAAAGGAGAGCATCAGTGAGAAGGAAGAGGCAGATCTGAAGAATTTCTTAAATTCAATAGGTGATTCGATAGTCTGTGTGGCAATGGATAAGATAGTTAAAGTCCATGTGCATACAAATCATCCGGGAACTGTATTTGAGGAAGCACTGAAGCTTGGAGAACTTACATCTCTTAAAGTAGACAATATGCGTAAGGAGCATAATGAAAGACTTTTTAAGAACCATAGTGAAGAAGCTTCTGATGAGCAATTGGAAGAAAAGCCGGCTGAAGCAGCAGAGATGAAGAAATACGGCTTTGCTGCCGTGGCATCCGGTGACGGACTTAAGGATATATTTATAAGTCTTGGAGCTGATGCTGTAATAAGCGGCGGACAGACTATGAATCCATCAACTGATGATATTCTCAAGGCGTGCGAGGGAATAAATGCTGAAACGATATTTTTATTCCCAAATAATAAAAATATTCTGCTGGCTTCACAGCAGGCGGCATCTTTTTCGGAGGACAAAAAGATAATAGTTATACCTTCAAAAACTATCCCTCAGGGAATCACTGCAATGATAGGATTTGTTGAAGAGTATACAGCTGAAGAAAATGAGAAGACAATGACAGATCTCCTTTCTACTGTAAAGACGGGAGAGATCACATATGCGGTCCGTGATACAGAGATAGATGGCAAAAAGATTTCAGAGGGCGACATCATAGCCATTGATGACAGCACAATAAGCGCTGTAGGTAAGGCAATCGACACTACTACAATGGAGCTTATTGATAATCTGACAGATGATGAGTCATCGGTGATCACGATTTATTACGGTGCAGATATGGATGCTGAGCAGGCTGAAAGACTTTCGAAAAAAGTGGCAGATAAGTATCCTGATATAGAAGTTGAGGTCAGTGCCGGCGGACAGAACGTGTATTATTACATTGTTTCGGTTGAATAA
- a CDS encoding precorrin-8X methylmutase has translation MNFLHIEPSDIEAASFKIIEEELKERNIVLKEEYAPVIKRAIHTTADFDYAESLVFSKDPVKKFAELIEQNAMIVTDTNMALSGINKAALKRLGMDAVCFMADKDIAEEAKRQGVTRASLSIRKACRIDRPVIFAVGNAPTALIELREQMDKGYSPALVIGVPVGFVNVVESKELIIETDISYIVNRGRKGGSNLAAALINALMYMNGGR, from the coding sequence ATGAATTTTTTACATATCGAGCCTTCTGACATAGAAGCAGCAAGTTTTAAAATAATTGAAGAGGAATTGAAAGAAAGAAATATAGTTTTAAAAGAAGAATACGCACCGGTAATAAAAAGGGCTATACATACCACGGCTGATTTTGATTATGCCGAGAGCCTTGTTTTTTCAAAAGATCCGGTAAAAAAATTTGCAGAGCTTATAGAACAGAATGCCATGATAGTAACGGATACCAATATGGCACTTTCAGGAATAAATAAAGCAGCTCTTAAAAGGCTCGGAATGGATGCCGTATGCTTTATGGCGGATAAAGATATAGCGGAAGAAGCAAAGAGACAGGGGGTTACCAGAGCCAGTCTGAGCATAAGAAAAGCCTGCAGAATTGACAGACCTGTGATTTTTGCCGTAGGAAATGCTCCAACGGCACTGATAGAATTAAGAGAGCAGATGGATAAAGGCTACAGCCCCGCACTGGTCATAGGAGTTCCTGTTGGATTTGTAAATGTAGTAGAATCAAAAGAACTCATAATTGAAACAGATATTTCATATATAGTAAATCGGGGTCGGAAAGGTGGAAGTAATCTTGCAGCGGCTCTTATAAATGCATTGATGTATATGAATGGAGGAAGATAA
- the recG gene encoding ATP-dependent DNA helicase RecG, whose translation MKLSDNIKKLKGIGEKTTALFNKVGVFSLWDLLNYLPRDFLSYPELSKTNDIRQGETVAAALTIQTECSLIHLSRISVLSCAAADDQGKIRLSWFNSPYLKKMIKPGMTRVFYGKAGVFKNALSIEHPKIYKKEEYQKKISVLEPVYPAIFGLSSDRIRKTVEKAFDEIGEIEDYLPDEIREKYGLMKLYEAFKTLHSPAEKTLMKKAMKRLAFDEFLNFSISINALKEEKTNLKNDFRMKESEDAATIINNLPYKLTGAQERTFKEILSDMQSDRPMNRLVQGDVGSGKTIVALLAMVTVASNGYQSAMMAPTEVLAAQHESKIRKMLEEYGINAPVILLTGSLTAKQKREAKEKIASGEVKIVVGTQALIQEDVEFKNLALVVTDEQHRFGVRQRQTLSDKAGEEKDKLTPHVLVMSATPIPRTLAIILYGDLDISIMDELPQARKPIKNCVVGINYRKKAYEFIEKEVAAGHQAYIICPQVEASEVTESENVTDYTEMLKNIYGSRVRVEMLHGKMPPKKKNEIMERFAAHEIDLLVSTTVIEVGVDVPNSTVMMIENAEKFGLAQLHQIRGRVGRGSAQGYCIFVNASKKAEDNKRLSILNDSNDGFKIASEDLKLRGPGDFFGIRQSGEMDFRVADIYEDADMLKYASEYAKTIDSDSLERLNAFTEVTSKKGLIVL comes from the coding sequence ATGAAACTTAGCGATAATATAAAAAAATTAAAAGGTATCGGAGAAAAGACTACGGCTTTATTTAATAAAGTCGGGGTCTTTTCTTTATGGGATCTCTTAAATTATCTTCCAAGGGATTTCTTAAGCTATCCGGAGCTTTCTAAAACAAATGATATAAGACAGGGGGAAACAGTTGCAGCCGCACTCACTATACAGACGGAATGCAGCCTTATCCATCTGTCGAGGATATCGGTATTATCCTGCGCGGCAGCAGACGATCAGGGAAAGATCCGGCTCAGCTGGTTTAATTCACCTTATCTTAAAAAGATGATAAAACCGGGAATGACCAGGGTATTTTATGGAAAAGCCGGAGTCTTTAAGAATGCCTTGTCTATAGAGCATCCTAAAATTTATAAAAAAGAAGAATATCAGAAAAAAATATCGGTCTTAGAACCTGTTTATCCTGCGATATTCGGACTGAGCAGCGACAGGATAAGGAAAACCGTAGAAAAGGCATTTGATGAAATTGGAGAAATAGAGGATTATCTTCCGGATGAGATTAGGGAAAAATACGGGCTCATGAAATTATATGAGGCCTTTAAGACGCTTCATTCTCCGGCAGAAAAGACATTGATGAAGAAAGCGATGAAAAGGCTTGCTTTTGATGAATTTCTTAATTTTTCAATTTCAATAAATGCTCTTAAGGAAGAAAAGACTAATCTGAAAAATGATTTCAGGATGAAAGAATCGGAAGATGCGGCAACGATCATCAATAATCTTCCGTATAAGCTTACAGGTGCCCAGGAGAGGACTTTTAAGGAAATACTGTCTGATATGCAGTCTGACAGACCAATGAACAGGCTTGTACAGGGAGATGTTGGCTCAGGAAAGACAATAGTGGCGCTCCTCGCCATGGTCACGGTGGCTTCAAATGGATATCAGTCTGCAATGATGGCGCCGACAGAAGTCCTTGCGGCACAGCATGAATCCAAGATAAGGAAAATGCTGGAAGAATATGGAATAAATGCACCGGTGATCCTGCTTACAGGTTCCCTTACCGCGAAACAGAAAAGAGAGGCAAAGGAGAAGATTGCGTCCGGGGAAGTTAAAATAGTTGTAGGAACACAGGCTTTGATACAGGAAGATGTGGAATTTAAGAATCTTGCTCTCGTGGTAACCGACGAACAGCACCGTTTCGGTGTCCGCCAGAGACAGACCTTATCTGACAAGGCAGGAGAGGAAAAGGACAAACTTACACCTCATGTCCTTGTAATGTCGGCAACTCCGATTCCGAGAACACTTGCCATTATACTTTATGGTGATCTGGACATATCAATAATGGATGAATTACCACAGGCGAGAAAACCGATAAAAAACTGTGTTGTCGGAATAAATTACAGAAAGAAAGCCTATGAATTTATAGAAAAAGAAGTTGCAGCGGGTCATCAGGCTTATATTATCTGTCCGCAGGTAGAGGCCTCTGAAGTTACAGAGTCTGAGAATGTTACGGACTATACGGAGATGCTTAAAAATATATACGGAAGCAGGGTAAGGGTTGAGATGCTTCATGGCAAAATGCCTCCGAAGAAGAAGAATGAGATAATGGAGCGCTTTGCAGCACATGAGATCGATCTGCTTGTGTCTACTACCGTAATTGAAGTAGGTGTTGATGTTCCGAATTCGACGGTCATGATGATCGAGAATGCCGAGAAGTTTGGACTTGCCCAGCTCCATCAGATAAGGGGAAGAGTAGGAAGAGGTTCGGCACAGGGCTATTGCATATTTGTGAATGCCTCAAAGAAAGCGGAAGATAATAAGCGCCTTAGTATTTTGAATGATTCGAATGATGGCTTTAAGATTGCTTCGGAAGATCTCAAGCTTCGCGGCCCGGGAGACTTTTTTGGAATCAGGCAGTCCGGAGAAATGGATTTCAGAGTTGCTGATATTTATGAGGACGCTGATATGCTTAAATATGCTTCTGAATATGCTAAAACTATAGATTCTGACAGTCTTGAAAGACTTAACGCTTTTACCGAAGTTACCAGCAAAAAAGGCCTGATTGTTTTGTGA
- a CDS encoding diguanylate cyclase produces MQLNINLNLYLIGCPKEILRLIKKASDSALLQGENFNVNITASNKPDKDMRGFAIILYGDKYDNSISEYIDDAEFLLLDHDYDISLIKAGVSDIISDCSNVERLYGAVINLIRRAYLRRRFELRDNMLKTYYDMSDNMLWTKDLKDLHMDINHFLIDLVGKPVEKIEGKHEIEIYNLDPNDPGCGESDNYVRTNGLSSSFFETMPDKSGAKHHFAVVKSPWFDNQGRIVGTIGIGKDVTELMNQQSRFNTFINSLDYIIVITDCDNNIIQVNRAFADVTDDAAVSAKSFNSILNEYFTPVLGGTDRDFSRYDEEKQSERYWHLSTFSLRDFWDEHTGNIYILEDVTTQKEQSRQLMKMMRTDSLTGTNNKAGMYDNFNRLDKNSKSSFFLISLDNFRYIGNFYGHETADKFLVDIAHLIVNILPECDVTRYSENEFFVQIPGNLYEGQVRKRARDLVERISAISGYPDDIIQKCPVYIGVLYDAELSEYIDTIIKKCEVAMLRAKKSNTNRYFVSYGS; encoded by the coding sequence ATGCAATTAAATATAAATTTAAATCTTTATCTTATAGGATGCCCAAAAGAAATTCTTAGATTAATAAAAAAAGCGTCTGATTCTGCGCTTTTGCAAGGTGAAAATTTTAATGTGAATATTACGGCTTCCAACAAACCTGATAAAGATATGAGGGGTTTTGCAATTATCCTTTATGGGGATAAATATGACAACTCGATCTCCGAATATATAGATGATGCAGAATTTCTCCTTTTAGATCATGACTATGATATCTCTCTTATTAAAGCAGGAGTTTCAGATATCATCTCCGACTGCAGCAATGTTGAAAGGCTCTACGGTGCAGTAATAAATCTTATCAGAAGAGCTTATCTTCGCAGACGTTTCGAGCTCCGTGATAATATGTTGAAAACATATTATGATATGTCTGACAATATGCTCTGGACAAAAGATCTTAAAGATCTCCACATGGATATCAATCATTTTCTGATCGACCTTGTCGGCAAGCCTGTCGAAAAGATCGAAGGAAAACACGAAATAGAAATTTATAATCTTGATCCTAACGATCCGGGATGCGGTGAAAGCGATAATTATGTCCGAACGAACGGACTCAGCAGTTCTTTCTTTGAAACAATGCCTGACAAATCCGGAGCAAAACATCATTTTGCTGTTGTTAAATCCCCCTGGTTTGATAATCAGGGTCGGATCGTTGGAACAATAGGAATCGGAAAAGATGTGACTGAGCTCATGAATCAACAGTCGCGTTTCAATACATTCATTAACTCACTTGATTATATCATAGTCATAACAGACTGCGATAACAATATCATACAGGTGAATCGTGCTTTTGCTGATGTTACGGATGATGCAGCTGTAAGTGCAAAAAGCTTTAACAGCATATTAAATGAGTATTTCACCCCGGTACTTGGCGGAACTGATCGTGATTTTAGCCGTTATGACGAGGAGAAGCAATCTGAGCGTTACTGGCATCTGTCCACTTTTTCACTTCGTGATTTCTGGGATGAACACACCGGAAATATCTATATACTTGAAGATGTCACCACGCAAAAGGAACAGTCCAGGCAGCTCATGAAAATGATGCGGACTGATTCACTTACAGGCACTAATAATAAGGCCGGAATGTATGACAATTTTAACCGTCTGGATAAAAACAGTAAATCCAGCTTTTTCCTTATAAGTCTGGATAATTTCAGGTATATAGGCAATTTCTACGGTCATGAGACCGCGGATAAGTTTCTTGTGGATATCGCGCATCTTATCGTTAATATCCTTCCAGAATGTGATGTTACACGTTACAGTGAAAATGAATTTTTTGTCCAGATTCCCGGAAACCTTTATGAAGGACAGGTGCGAAAACGTGCCCGTGATCTTGTCGAAAGGATCTCTGCCATCTCCGGTTATCCTGATGATATAATTCAGAAATGTCCTGTCTATATAGGTGTTCTCTATGATGCAGAACTCAGTGAATATATAGATACGATCATAAAAAAATGTGAAGTTGCTATGCTTCGTGCAAAGAAAAGCAACACTAACCGGTACTTTGTCTCTTACGGATCTTAA
- the clpB gene encoding ATP-dependent chaperone ClpB codes for MDITKFTQNSIAAVNGCEKIAMEYGNQEIKEVHLLYSLITIDNSLIAKLIEKMGADINAFKARVEEGLRKCIKVQGGNIHLDREVNQVLITAEDEAKAMGDEYVSVEHLLLSMLKRPDKEVKDIFNAFGITLNRFLEVLATIRGNQRVTSDNPEATYDTLSKYGTNLVERAREQKLDPVIGRDEEIRNVIRILSRKTKNNPVLIGEPGVGKTAAVEGLAQRIVRQDVPDGLKDKEIFSLDMGALVAGAKYRGEFEERLKAVLEEVKKSEGRIILFIDELHTIVGAGKTEGSMDAGNMLKPMLARGELHCIGATTLDEYRKYIEKDPALERRFQPVLVDEPTVEDTISILRGLKERYEVFHGVKITDSALVSAATLSDRYISDRFLPDKAIDLIDEACASIKTELDSMPTELDELNRRIMQMQIEENALKKETDTRSLERLEALQKELSEEKEKFAAAKAQWDNEKATVGKLSEIRGQIEEVTNQIEIAKRNGDLNVASELQYGKLPALKNQLAEEEANEKHKDLSMVHEAVTDDEIASIISRWTGIPVAKLTEGEKSKTLHLDELLHKRVIGQDDAVRRVTDAIIRAKAGIKDPSKPIGSFIFLGPTGVGKTELAKALAEALFDDEGNMVRIDMSEYMEKYSVSRLIGAPPGYVGYDEGGQLTEAVRRKPYSVVLFDEVEKAHPDVFNVLLQVLDDGRITDSQGRTVDFKNTILIMTSNIGSAELLEGINEKGEISEEAEKEVEAELKASFRPEFLNRLDEIIMFKPLTEENISHIIDLILEDTNKRIEDKELKIEMTDAARKYVVDNAYDPSYGARPLKRYMQKNVETLSAKLILKGDADEGDTILIDMDGDRLIARVK; via the coding sequence ATGGATATTACGAAGTTTACACAAAATTCGATAGCTGCGGTAAATGGATGTGAAAAGATCGCCATGGAATATGGTAACCAGGAGATCAAGGAGGTACATTTACTATATTCACTTATTACAATAGATAATTCTCTTATTGCAAAGCTTATAGAAAAGATGGGAGCAGATATAAATGCTTTCAAGGCAAGAGTTGAAGAGGGCTTAAGGAAATGCATAAAGGTTCAGGGCGGAAACATACACCTTGACAGAGAAGTTAACCAGGTTCTTATAACGGCTGAGGATGAAGCTAAGGCAATGGGAGATGAATATGTTTCTGTCGAGCATCTGCTTCTTTCAATGCTTAAAAGACCGGATAAAGAAGTTAAGGATATTTTCAATGCTTTTGGCATAACGCTCAATCGTTTCCTTGAGGTTCTGGCTACCATAAGGGGAAATCAGAGAGTGACCTCTGATAATCCGGAGGCTACTTATGATACTCTTTCTAAATATGGAACAAACCTTGTGGAGAGAGCGAGAGAGCAGAAGCTTGACCCTGTTATCGGAAGAGACGAAGAGATAAGGAATGTGATCAGGATACTTTCGAGAAAGACCAAGAACAATCCCGTACTCATAGGAGAGCCCGGTGTCGGCAAAACGGCAGCGGTAGAAGGACTGGCTCAGAGGATCGTCAGACAGGATGTTCCTGACGGACTTAAGGATAAGGAAATATTCTCACTGGACATGGGTGCGCTTGTCGCCGGAGCAAAATACCGTGGAGAATTTGAAGAAAGACTTAAGGCTGTATTGGAAGAAGTTAAAAAATCCGAGGGAAGGATAATTCTTTTCATCGATGAACTTCATACTATTGTCGGAGCAGGCAAGACCGAAGGCTCAATGGATGCCGGAAATATGCTGAAACCCATGCTTGCAAGGGGTGAGCTCCATTGTATAGGCGCAACTACTTTGGATGAGTATAGGAAATATATAGAAAAGGATCCTGCACTTGAGAGACGTTTTCAGCCTGTTTTGGTGGATGAACCGACAGTGGAAGATACTATTTCAATCCTTAGAGGCTTAAAAGAACGTTACGAAGTATTCCACGGAGTGAAGATAACGGATTCTGCGCTGGTTTCAGCGGCAACCCTTTCTGACAGATATATCTCTGACAGATTTTTGCCGGACAAGGCAATCGACCTTATAGATGAAGCCTGCGCTTCAATAAAGACTGAGCTGGATTCCATGCCGACTGAGCTTGATGAGCTTAACCGTCGGATAATGCAGATGCAGATAGAGGAAAATGCTCTTAAGAAAGAAACTGATACGAGAAGCCTTGAACGTTTAGAGGCTCTCCAGAAAGAACTTTCGGAAGAAAAGGAAAAATTTGCTGCAGCCAAGGCACAGTGGGACAATGAAAAGGCCACAGTCGGAAAGCTTTCTGAAATACGAGGACAGATAGAAGAAGTTACCAATCAGATAGAGATCGCAAAGCGAAACGGAGACTTAAATGTTGCTTCTGAGCTTCAATACGGTAAGCTTCCTGCTTTGAAAAATCAGCTTGCTGAAGAGGAGGCAAATGAGAAGCATAAGGATCTGTCAATGGTTCATGAGGCAGTGACGGATGATGAAATTGCTTCCATTATTTCAAGATGGACTGGAATTCCCGTAGCCAAGCTTACAGAGGGCGAAAAGAGCAAGACCCTGCATCTCGATGAACTTCTGCATAAGAGAGTAATAGGCCAGGATGATGCTGTGAGACGCGTGACTGATGCCATAATCAGGGCAAAGGCAGGAATAAAAGATCCGTCAAAGCCTATAGGAAGCTTTATCTTCTTAGGACCTACCGGTGTCGGAAAGACGGAACTTGCAAAGGCTCTTGCAGAGGCCTTATTTGATGATGAAGGCAATATGGTCAGAATCGATATGAGCGAATACATGGAGAAGTATTCAGTATCGAGACTGATAGGAGCCCCTCCGGGATATGTAGGATATGATGAAGGCGGTCAGCTTACGGAGGCTGTCAGGAGAAAGCCTTATTCGGTAGTACTTTTTGATGAGGTCGAAAAGGCACATCCCGATGTTTTCAACGTATTGCTTCAGGTTCTCGATGATGGACGTATAACCGATTCACAGGGAAGAACTGTAGATTTTAAGAATACGATCCTCATTATGACATCGAATATCGGATCAGCAGAACTTCTCGAAGGAATCAATGAAAAAGGTGAGATTTCTGAAGAGGCTGAGAAAGAAGTGGAGGCAGAACTCAAGGCTTCATTCAGACCTGAGTTTTTGAACCGTCTTGATGAGATAATCATGTTTAAGCCTCTTACAGAAGAGAATATAAGTCATATCATAGATCTGATCCTTGAAGATACAAACAAACGTATTGAGGATAAGGAACTTAAAATTGAGATGACGGATGCTGCGAGAAAATACGTGGTAGACAATGCCTATGATCCTTCATACGGAGCCCGTCCGCTCAAGCGATATATGCAGAAAAATGTGGAAACTCTTTCGGCCAAACTCATATTGAAGGGGGATGCTGATGAGGGAGATACGATCCTCATCGATATGGACGGAGACAGACTTATCGCCCGTGTTAAATAA
- a CDS encoding Asp23/Gls24 family envelope stress response protein produces MKGKMSTELGSIVIDTEAIAQYAGSEAMECFGIVGMAAFSVKDGFVSLLMQDNLSRGINVKMNGNALIIDFHVIVAYGVSIQTVARNLIDSVQYKLERYTGFKVDKINIYVEDVRVID; encoded by the coding sequence ATGAAAGGCAAAATGAGTACTGAGCTCGGAAGCATAGTTATAGATACTGAAGCAATAGCACAGTATGCAGGATCTGAGGCTATGGAATGCTTTGGAATAGTAGGTATGGCGGCCTTTTCGGTTAAAGACGGCTTTGTAAGTCTTTTAATGCAGGATAACCTGAGCCGTGGAATAAATGTCAAAATGAATGGAAACGCTTTGATAATAGATTTTCATGTAATTGTTGCATATGGAGTCAGCATACAGACGGTTGCAAGAAACCTTATAGATTCCGTGCAGTATAAACTGGAAAGATATACCGGTTTCAAAGTAGACAAGATCAATATTTATGTCGAAGATGTAAGAGTGATCGACTGA